The proteins below come from a single Papaver somniferum cultivar HN1 chromosome 11, ASM357369v1, whole genome shotgun sequence genomic window:
- the LOC113321345 gene encoding ABC transporter C family member 13-like isoform X1 gives MDIVNFICPKNPNVADDRNGNLECLDNIVLGFGPNLVTVIIIVVLGIIRRNASVRYSRDAGMSRLEVFLFSVLPAVGACLSMYDIVLLSTKAFQGKITLYHQWMFRCSQFLVWAVIMPHWKYDYWCSIFCNRVLCFWWIAKALFEFPYLVMVFSSHEVTRWLKESFSTLVVIFFGVFLNTVRVMRTSNGSRKLELLEDPLVSSNIELEECSVGDFTGIFRSFWYHLTFKSINSVMDIGVMKQLGYDDLIQPPIELNTSSCYSALLESWVAEQRDHKTHPSLFRAICYTYGWQYMYLGLLKVVNDCLGFVGPLLLNRLIWFLQQGSGHLDGYVLAISLGLTSIIKSFMDTQYTFLLAKLKLKLRSSIMTIMYHKCLSISLAERSKFSEGEIQTFMSVDADRTVNLFNSFHDMWSLPLQIGVALYLLYTQVKFAFLSGITITVLLIPVNKWLSTLIARATEEMMKQKDERIRKAGELLTYIRTLKMYGWELLFADRLRVARSLEVKYLSTRKYLDAWCVFFWATTPTLFSLFTFGLFVLTGHSLNAATVFTCLSLFNTLISPLNSFPWVINGLIDAIISTRRLAKFLSCPEHISQRVLTADPSSKFLFNPLVDIDFDHMAVIIRDASCTWLNINGEECSSVLNAITLDLPKGSLVVVIGEVGSGKSSLLNSILGETRLVRGRIHSFGSIAYASQVPWILSGTVRDNILFGREYDAKRYAEVLQACTLDVDISLMVGGDLAYIGEKGVNLSGGQKARLSLARAVYSGADIFMLDDVLSAVDTQVASWILYRAILGPLMNRQTRVLCTHNVQAMQSADMIVIMDKGEVKWAGSLAEYSVSPHVVVSSFEESMDSASQFARQDSNVWVSLDRKYEVLLQGNTATAQDEPQEFIEAELRKEGKVELSVYKAYAKFSSWPVVIIICISAVLMQVSRNGNDLWLSYWVDSVTGRHKANYSTSFYLVVLSVFCLSNSLLTLVRAFSFAFGGLRAAVQVHSDLLNKLISAPVNFFDRTPTGRLLNRLSSDLYMIDDSLPFILNILLANFVGLVGIAVVLSYVQVIFLLLLLPLWYIYSKLQFYYRATSRELRRLDSVSRSPIYTSFTETLDGSSTIRAFKAEDYFLGRFMDHIAFYQKTSYSELIASLWLSLRLQLLAAFIISFVALMAVLGSRADFPISLGTPGLVGLALSYTAPIVSLLSSFLSSFTETEKEMVSVERVLQYKDVPEEEFQGCKPLHKDWPFLGKIEFQNVTLRYLPSSPPALRGITFTVAGGTQVGVIGRTGAGKSSVINALFRLNSICGGCVIVDDVDIADSAVRDLRSHFAVVPQSPFLFEGLLRDNIDPYGVTSDSKIWEALEKCHVKDEVEAAGGLDIHVKEDGISFSVGQRQLLCLARALLKSSKVLCLDECTANVDTQTAKLLQNAISSETKGRTVITIAHRISTVMNMDKILILDQGRLVEEGDPRILLQDEFSRFSSFAKASTM, from the exons atgGACATTGTGAATTTCATTTGCCCTAAAAATCCAAAT GTTGCTGATGATCGTAATGGAAATTTAGAGTGTTTGGATAATAT AGTGCTAGGTTTTGGACCAAATTTGGTGActgtaattataattgttgtacTTGGAATTATCCGGAGGAATGCTTCAGTTAGATATAGTAGG GATGCTGGAATGAGCCGTTTAGAGGTCTTCCTTTTTAGTGTCTTACCCGCTGTTGGAGCATGCCTATCCATGTATGATATTGTTTTACTTTCAACGAAAGCTTTTCAAGGGAAAATTACTCTCTATCATCAGTGGATGTTCAGATGTTCCCAATTCTTAGTCTGG GCAGTCATTATGCCACACTGGAAGTATGACTACTGGTGCTCTATTTTCTGCAACCGGGTGCTCTGCTTTTGGTGGATAGCAAAAGCTCTATTTGAGTTTCCTTATTTAGTAATGGTTTTCTCATCGCACGAG GTAACTAGATGGCTTAAAGAGAGTTTTTCTACACTGGTGGTTATCTTCTTTGGTGTATTCCTTAACACTGTCAGAGTAATGAGAACCTCCAATGGAAGCAG GAAACTTGAATTATTGGAAGATCCACTTGTTTCTAGCAACATAGAGTTAGAAGAGTGCAGTGTTGGAGATTTT ACTGGAATTTTTCGTAGCTTTTGGTATCATCTTACTTTCAAGTCTATCAACTCAGTAATGGATATTGGAGTGATGAAGCAGCTTGGCTATGATGACTTAATCCAACCACCGATTGAACTGAACACATCTTCCTGCTATAGTGCTCTGCTAGAAAGTTGGGTAGCTGAACAGAGGGACCATAAAACACATCCTTCATTGTTTAGAGCAATTTGTTATACATATGGCTGGCAATATATGTATCTTGGTTTATTAAAG GTAGTGAATGACTGTCTTGGTTTTGTGGGACCACTACTTCTGAATAGACTTATTTGGTTTCTTCAACAAG GTTCTGGGCATTTGGATGGCTACGTTCTTGCCATTTCCTTGGGCCTTACATCCATCATTAA GTCGTTCATGGATACACAATATACTTTTCTCCTGGCGAAACTAAAACTAAAGCTAAGGTCCAGTATAATGACAATTATGTATCACAAG TGCCTCAGCATTAGCCTTGCAGAACGCTCAAAATTTTCTGAAGGTGAAATTCAGACATTCATGTCTGTGGATGCTGATCGAACAGTGAACCTGTTTAACAGCTTCCATGATATGTGGAG TCTGCCTTTACAAATTGGAGTGGCACTGTATCTACTGTACACTCAAGTCAAATTTGCTTTCCTTTCTGGAATCACAATAACGGTGTTGCTAATACCTG TAAACAAATGGCTCTCTACTTTGATCGCAAGAGCAACGGAGGAAATGATGAAACAAAAGGATGAAAG AATCAGAAAAGCAGGAGAACTTTTGACTTATATCCGTACATTGAAGATGTATGGATGGGAGCTTTTGTTTGCAGATCGTTTAAGGGTGGCCAGATCCCTGGAAGTGAAGTATTTATCT ACCAGGAAGTATTTGGATGCATGGTGTGTATTCTTTTGGGCAACCACACCAACACTCTTTTCGCTGTTCACATTTGGACTCTTTGTGTTGACAGGGCATTCACTCAATGCCGCAACG GTTTTCACATGTCTCTCTCTTTTCAATACCTTGATCTCTCCGTTAAATTCGTTCCCATGGGTCATTAATGGGTTGATTGAT GCTATCATATCTACTAGGAGATTGGCTAAATTTCTCTCATGTCCCGAGCATATTTCTCAACGGGTACTCACAGCTGACCCGTCATCTAAATTTCTCTTCAACCCCttggttgatattgattttgatcATATGGCGGTTATCATCCGAGATGCATCATGTACATGGTTGAACATCAACGGTGAGGAATGTAGCTCTGTGCTGAATGCGATAACTCTGGACCTTCCCAAGGGATCACTTGTTGTAGTAATCGGAGAG GTAGGTTCTGGGAAATCATCCTTGTTAAATTCAATTCTTGGAGAAACTCGGCTTGTTCGTGGAAGAATACACTCATTTGGGTCAATAGCGTATGCGTCACAG GTCCCGTGGATATTGTCGGGCACTGTGCGTGACAATATTTTGTTTGGAAGGGAGTATGATGCGAAAAG ATATGCAGAAGTGCTACAAGCATGCACTCTTGATGTTGATATTTCCTTGATGGTTGGAGGTGACCTAGCTTATATAGGGGAGAAGGGAGTCAATTTATCAGGTGGACAGAAAGCACGTCTTTCACTCGCGAG GGCTGTGTACTCTGGTGCGGATATATTTATGCTAGATGATGTTCTCAGCGCAGTTGATACTCAAGTTGCTTCCTGGATTTTATACAGAGCCATTTTGGGACCTTTAATGAATAGGCAGACACGTGTCCTCTGTACTCATAATGTTCAG GCAATGCAATCTGCTGACATGATTGTTATTATGGACAAAGGAGAAGTCAAATGGGCAGGAAGTTTGGCTGAATACTCAGTCTCTCCGCATGTAGTAGTCTCATCGTTTGAAGAATCAATGGATTCAGCGTCCCAATTTGCACGGCAGGATAGTAATGTCTGGGTTTCACTTGATAGAAAATATGAGGTCCTGCTGCAAGGAAACACCGCAACTGCTCAGGATGAACCACAAGAATTCATTGAAGCAGAGCTGAGAAAGGAGGGCAAAGTTGAACTCAGCGTATATAA AGCATATGCCAAATTTTCCAGCTGGCCAGTGGTTATTATAATTTGTATCTCGGCTGTTTTAATGCAAGTGTCACGTAATGGAAATGATTTGTGGTTATCATACTGGGTTGATTCGGTTACGGGGAGGCACAAAGCTAACTATTCCACATCCTTTTATCTG GTAGTTCTCTCTGTCTTCTGTCTCTCGAATTCTCTCTTAACCTTGGTAAGGGCGTTCTCTTTTGCATTTGGAGGTCTAAGAGCTGCAGTTCAGGTGCACAGTGACCTTCTAAACAAATTGATCAGTGCACCTGTAAATTTCTTTGATAGGACACCAACTGGACGGTTGCTGAACAG ATTGTCAtcagatctatacatgattgatGACTCTCTTCCCTTCATTCTTAACATTCTCTTAGCTAATTTTGTTGGCCTCGTGGGCATCGCAGTAGTATTATCATATGTACAG GTCATATTTTTGCTTCTGCTACTGCCGCTGTGGTATATTTACAGCAAGTTACAG TTTTACTATAGAGCAACATCCCGTGAGCTGCGGAGGCTTGACAGTGTTTCTCGTTCTCCTATTTATACATCTTTCACAGAAACACTAGATGGGTCATCAACTATTAGAGCATTCAAAGCGGAG GATTATTTCTTAGGTAGATTCATGGATCACATTGCATTCTATCAGAAAACCTCGTACTCAGAGTTGATCGCAAGTTTATGGCTTTCTTTGCGCTTACAA TTGCTAGCAGCATTTATAATCTCTTTCGTGGCCCTGATGGCTGTTCTTGGAAGCCGTGCCGATTTTCCTATCAGCTTGGGTACACCTGGACTG GTGGGCTTGGCTCTCTCGTATACGGCTCCAATTGTGTCTCTGTTGAGCAGTTTCTTATCCAGTTTCACTGAAACAGAAAAGGAAATGGTTTCTGTTGAACGGGTGCTGCAG TATAAGGATGTTCCCGAAGAAGAATTCCAGGGATGCAAACCTCTGCATAAAGATTGGCCCTTCCTAGGAAAGATTGAATTTCAAAATGTCACCTTGCGGTATTTGCCATCTTCGCCACCTGCTCTCCGGGGTATTACTTTTACTGTTGCAGGAGGGACACAG GTTGGAGTAATTGGAAGAACGGGTGCTGGAAAATCTAGTGTGATAAATGCCCTTTTTCGCCTTAATTCAATATGTGGAGGGTGTGTTATAGTGGATGATGTAGATATTGCTGACAGTGCTGTTAGAGATCTCCGGTCACATTTTGCTGTTGTTCCTCAGAGCCCATTTTTGTTTGAAGGACTGCTTAG GGACAATATAGATCCATACGGGGTGACAAGCGACTCAAAAATTTGGGAGGCTCTTGAGAAATGCCATGTTAAGGATGAGGTTGAAGCAGCAGGAGGCTTGGACATTCATGTGAAAGAAGATGGAATTTCATTTTCTGTTGGGCAACGGCAGCTTTTGTGCCTTGCTCGTGCTCTGTTGAAATCTTCTAAG GTACTCTGTTTGGATGAGTGCACTGCCAATGTAGACACTCAAACAGCAAAGTTACTACAAAATGCTATATCCAGTGAAACCAAAGGCAGAACAGTGATTACGATTGCTCATCGAATTTCCACCGTTATGAACATGGATAAGATTCTGATTCTTGACCAAGGGAGATTG GTTGAGGAAGGCGACCCACGGATTCTGTTACAAGATGAATTCTCCAGGTTTTCTAGTTTTGCTAAAGCTTCAACAATGTGA
- the LOC113321345 gene encoding ABC transporter C family member 13-like isoform X2: MFPILSLVIMPHWKYDYWCSIFCNRVLCFWWIAKALFEFPYLVMVFSSHEVTRWLKESFSTLVVIFFGVFLNTVRVMRTSNGSRKLELLEDPLVSSNIELEECSVGDFTGIFRSFWYHLTFKSINSVMDIGVMKQLGYDDLIQPPIELNTSSCYSALLESWVAEQRDHKTHPSLFRAICYTYGWQYMYLGLLKVVNDCLGFVGPLLLNRLIWFLQQGSGHLDGYVLAISLGLTSIIKSFMDTQYTFLLAKLKLKLRSSIMTIMYHKCLSISLAERSKFSEGEIQTFMSVDADRTVNLFNSFHDMWSLPLQIGVALYLLYTQVKFAFLSGITITVLLIPVNKWLSTLIARATEEMMKQKDERIRKAGELLTYIRTLKMYGWELLFADRLRVARSLEVKYLSTRKYLDAWCVFFWATTPTLFSLFTFGLFVLTGHSLNAATVFTCLSLFNTLISPLNSFPWVINGLIDAIISTRRLAKFLSCPEHISQRVLTADPSSKFLFNPLVDIDFDHMAVIIRDASCTWLNINGEECSSVLNAITLDLPKGSLVVVIGEVGSGKSSLLNSILGETRLVRGRIHSFGSIAYASQVPWILSGTVRDNILFGREYDAKRYAEVLQACTLDVDISLMVGGDLAYIGEKGVNLSGGQKARLSLARAVYSGADIFMLDDVLSAVDTQVASWILYRAILGPLMNRQTRVLCTHNVQAMQSADMIVIMDKGEVKWAGSLAEYSVSPHVVVSSFEESMDSASQFARQDSNVWVSLDRKYEVLLQGNTATAQDEPQEFIEAELRKEGKVELSVYKAYAKFSSWPVVIIICISAVLMQVSRNGNDLWLSYWVDSVTGRHKANYSTSFYLVVLSVFCLSNSLLTLVRAFSFAFGGLRAAVQVHSDLLNKLISAPVNFFDRTPTGRLLNRLSSDLYMIDDSLPFILNILLANFVGLVGIAVVLSYVQVIFLLLLLPLWYIYSKLQFYYRATSRELRRLDSVSRSPIYTSFTETLDGSSTIRAFKAEDYFLGRFMDHIAFYQKTSYSELIASLWLSLRLQLLAAFIISFVALMAVLGSRADFPISLGTPGLVGLALSYTAPIVSLLSSFLSSFTETEKEMVSVERVLQYKDVPEEEFQGCKPLHKDWPFLGKIEFQNVTLRYLPSSPPALRGITFTVAGGTQVGVIGRTGAGKSSVINALFRLNSICGGCVIVDDVDIADSAVRDLRSHFAVVPQSPFLFEGLLRDNIDPYGVTSDSKIWEALEKCHVKDEVEAAGGLDIHVKEDGISFSVGQRQLLCLARALLKSSKVLCLDECTANVDTQTAKLLQNAISSETKGRTVITIAHRISTVMNMDKILILDQGRLVEEGDPRILLQDEFSRFSSFAKASTM, encoded by the exons ATGTTCCCAATTCTTAGTCTGG TCATTATGCCACACTGGAAGTATGACTACTGGTGCTCTATTTTCTGCAACCGGGTGCTCTGCTTTTGGTGGATAGCAAAAGCTCTATTTGAGTTTCCTTATTTAGTAATGGTTTTCTCATCGCACGAG GTAACTAGATGGCTTAAAGAGAGTTTTTCTACACTGGTGGTTATCTTCTTTGGTGTATTCCTTAACACTGTCAGAGTAATGAGAACCTCCAATGGAAGCAG GAAACTTGAATTATTGGAAGATCCACTTGTTTCTAGCAACATAGAGTTAGAAGAGTGCAGTGTTGGAGATTTT ACTGGAATTTTTCGTAGCTTTTGGTATCATCTTACTTTCAAGTCTATCAACTCAGTAATGGATATTGGAGTGATGAAGCAGCTTGGCTATGATGACTTAATCCAACCACCGATTGAACTGAACACATCTTCCTGCTATAGTGCTCTGCTAGAAAGTTGGGTAGCTGAACAGAGGGACCATAAAACACATCCTTCATTGTTTAGAGCAATTTGTTATACATATGGCTGGCAATATATGTATCTTGGTTTATTAAAG GTAGTGAATGACTGTCTTGGTTTTGTGGGACCACTACTTCTGAATAGACTTATTTGGTTTCTTCAACAAG GTTCTGGGCATTTGGATGGCTACGTTCTTGCCATTTCCTTGGGCCTTACATCCATCATTAA GTCGTTCATGGATACACAATATACTTTTCTCCTGGCGAAACTAAAACTAAAGCTAAGGTCCAGTATAATGACAATTATGTATCACAAG TGCCTCAGCATTAGCCTTGCAGAACGCTCAAAATTTTCTGAAGGTGAAATTCAGACATTCATGTCTGTGGATGCTGATCGAACAGTGAACCTGTTTAACAGCTTCCATGATATGTGGAG TCTGCCTTTACAAATTGGAGTGGCACTGTATCTACTGTACACTCAAGTCAAATTTGCTTTCCTTTCTGGAATCACAATAACGGTGTTGCTAATACCTG TAAACAAATGGCTCTCTACTTTGATCGCAAGAGCAACGGAGGAAATGATGAAACAAAAGGATGAAAG AATCAGAAAAGCAGGAGAACTTTTGACTTATATCCGTACATTGAAGATGTATGGATGGGAGCTTTTGTTTGCAGATCGTTTAAGGGTGGCCAGATCCCTGGAAGTGAAGTATTTATCT ACCAGGAAGTATTTGGATGCATGGTGTGTATTCTTTTGGGCAACCACACCAACACTCTTTTCGCTGTTCACATTTGGACTCTTTGTGTTGACAGGGCATTCACTCAATGCCGCAACG GTTTTCACATGTCTCTCTCTTTTCAATACCTTGATCTCTCCGTTAAATTCGTTCCCATGGGTCATTAATGGGTTGATTGAT GCTATCATATCTACTAGGAGATTGGCTAAATTTCTCTCATGTCCCGAGCATATTTCTCAACGGGTACTCACAGCTGACCCGTCATCTAAATTTCTCTTCAACCCCttggttgatattgattttgatcATATGGCGGTTATCATCCGAGATGCATCATGTACATGGTTGAACATCAACGGTGAGGAATGTAGCTCTGTGCTGAATGCGATAACTCTGGACCTTCCCAAGGGATCACTTGTTGTAGTAATCGGAGAG GTAGGTTCTGGGAAATCATCCTTGTTAAATTCAATTCTTGGAGAAACTCGGCTTGTTCGTGGAAGAATACACTCATTTGGGTCAATAGCGTATGCGTCACAG GTCCCGTGGATATTGTCGGGCACTGTGCGTGACAATATTTTGTTTGGAAGGGAGTATGATGCGAAAAG ATATGCAGAAGTGCTACAAGCATGCACTCTTGATGTTGATATTTCCTTGATGGTTGGAGGTGACCTAGCTTATATAGGGGAGAAGGGAGTCAATTTATCAGGTGGACAGAAAGCACGTCTTTCACTCGCGAG GGCTGTGTACTCTGGTGCGGATATATTTATGCTAGATGATGTTCTCAGCGCAGTTGATACTCAAGTTGCTTCCTGGATTTTATACAGAGCCATTTTGGGACCTTTAATGAATAGGCAGACACGTGTCCTCTGTACTCATAATGTTCAG GCAATGCAATCTGCTGACATGATTGTTATTATGGACAAAGGAGAAGTCAAATGGGCAGGAAGTTTGGCTGAATACTCAGTCTCTCCGCATGTAGTAGTCTCATCGTTTGAAGAATCAATGGATTCAGCGTCCCAATTTGCACGGCAGGATAGTAATGTCTGGGTTTCACTTGATAGAAAATATGAGGTCCTGCTGCAAGGAAACACCGCAACTGCTCAGGATGAACCACAAGAATTCATTGAAGCAGAGCTGAGAAAGGAGGGCAAAGTTGAACTCAGCGTATATAA AGCATATGCCAAATTTTCCAGCTGGCCAGTGGTTATTATAATTTGTATCTCGGCTGTTTTAATGCAAGTGTCACGTAATGGAAATGATTTGTGGTTATCATACTGGGTTGATTCGGTTACGGGGAGGCACAAAGCTAACTATTCCACATCCTTTTATCTG GTAGTTCTCTCTGTCTTCTGTCTCTCGAATTCTCTCTTAACCTTGGTAAGGGCGTTCTCTTTTGCATTTGGAGGTCTAAGAGCTGCAGTTCAGGTGCACAGTGACCTTCTAAACAAATTGATCAGTGCACCTGTAAATTTCTTTGATAGGACACCAACTGGACGGTTGCTGAACAG ATTGTCAtcagatctatacatgattgatGACTCTCTTCCCTTCATTCTTAACATTCTCTTAGCTAATTTTGTTGGCCTCGTGGGCATCGCAGTAGTATTATCATATGTACAG GTCATATTTTTGCTTCTGCTACTGCCGCTGTGGTATATTTACAGCAAGTTACAG TTTTACTATAGAGCAACATCCCGTGAGCTGCGGAGGCTTGACAGTGTTTCTCGTTCTCCTATTTATACATCTTTCACAGAAACACTAGATGGGTCATCAACTATTAGAGCATTCAAAGCGGAG GATTATTTCTTAGGTAGATTCATGGATCACATTGCATTCTATCAGAAAACCTCGTACTCAGAGTTGATCGCAAGTTTATGGCTTTCTTTGCGCTTACAA TTGCTAGCAGCATTTATAATCTCTTTCGTGGCCCTGATGGCTGTTCTTGGAAGCCGTGCCGATTTTCCTATCAGCTTGGGTACACCTGGACTG GTGGGCTTGGCTCTCTCGTATACGGCTCCAATTGTGTCTCTGTTGAGCAGTTTCTTATCCAGTTTCACTGAAACAGAAAAGGAAATGGTTTCTGTTGAACGGGTGCTGCAG TATAAGGATGTTCCCGAAGAAGAATTCCAGGGATGCAAACCTCTGCATAAAGATTGGCCCTTCCTAGGAAAGATTGAATTTCAAAATGTCACCTTGCGGTATTTGCCATCTTCGCCACCTGCTCTCCGGGGTATTACTTTTACTGTTGCAGGAGGGACACAG GTTGGAGTAATTGGAAGAACGGGTGCTGGAAAATCTAGTGTGATAAATGCCCTTTTTCGCCTTAATTCAATATGTGGAGGGTGTGTTATAGTGGATGATGTAGATATTGCTGACAGTGCTGTTAGAGATCTCCGGTCACATTTTGCTGTTGTTCCTCAGAGCCCATTTTTGTTTGAAGGACTGCTTAG GGACAATATAGATCCATACGGGGTGACAAGCGACTCAAAAATTTGGGAGGCTCTTGAGAAATGCCATGTTAAGGATGAGGTTGAAGCAGCAGGAGGCTTGGACATTCATGTGAAAGAAGATGGAATTTCATTTTCTGTTGGGCAACGGCAGCTTTTGTGCCTTGCTCGTGCTCTGTTGAAATCTTCTAAG GTACTCTGTTTGGATGAGTGCACTGCCAATGTAGACACTCAAACAGCAAAGTTACTACAAAATGCTATATCCAGTGAAACCAAAGGCAGAACAGTGATTACGATTGCTCATCGAATTTCCACCGTTATGAACATGGATAAGATTCTGATTCTTGACCAAGGGAGATTG GTTGAGGAAGGCGACCCACGGATTCTGTTACAAGATGAATTCTCCAGGTTTTCTAGTTTTGCTAAAGCTTCAACAATGTGA